In Fusobacterium periodonticum ATCC 33693, the following are encoded in one genomic region:
- a CDS encoding GntR family transcriptional regulator, producing the protein MKVVKDLLSEQIYKILKEDIINSKINFGEVLVNKNLQERFEVSSTPIRDAILRLKEDGIVEEVTRSEAKLIDFDPHFACEVNQLIMTITLGVIEYSLKNPENRKEILANLKKYVELEEDNVATDLYYDYDYHFHKTFFDYSNNKLLKDLFKKYNLINEILVKAYHKGAVSLKNRKACLEDHGSIIKSIEENNIALTLDLTKKHYLRAEKIFRKLIKIN; encoded by the coding sequence ATGAAAGTAGTAAAAGATTTGTTAAGTGAGCAGATATATAAGATTTTAAAAGAAGATATAATCAATTCTAAAATAAATTTTGGTGAGGTTTTAGTCAATAAAAATTTACAAGAAAGATTTGAAGTAAGTTCTACTCCAATAAGAGATGCAATACTTAGACTAAAAGAAGATGGTATAGTCGAAGAAGTAACAAGATCAGAGGCAAAACTGATAGATTTTGATCCACATTTTGCTTGTGAAGTCAATCAATTAATTATGACAATTACTTTAGGAGTTATTGAATATTCTTTGAAAAATCCTGAAAATAGAAAAGAGATTCTTGCTAATTTAAAAAAATATGTAGAATTAGAAGAAGATAATGTAGCAACTGATTTATATTATGATTATGACTATCATTTTCATAAAACTTTTTTTGATTATTCAAATAATAAGTTGTTGAAGGATTTATTTAAAAAATATAACCTAATAAATGAAATCTTAGTTAAAGCCTATCATAAGGGAGCTGTTTCTTTAAAAAATAGAAAAGCTTGTTTAGAAGATCATGGAAGTATTATTAAATCTATAGAAGAAAATAATATAGCCCTAACTTTAGATTTAACAAAAAAACATTATTTAAGAGCTGAAAAAATATTTAGAAAACTTATAAAAATAAATTAA
- a CDS encoding tyrosine phenol-lyase has product MRFEDYPAEPFRIKSVETVKMIDKAEREEVIKKAGYNTFLINSEDVYIDLLTDSGTNAMSDKQWAGLMQGDEAYAGSRNFFHLESTVQEIFGFKHIVPTHQGRGAENLLSQIAIKPGQYVPGNMYFTTTRYHQERNGGIFKDIIRDEAHDATLNVPFKGDIDLNKLQKLIDEVGAENIAYVCLAVTVNLAGGQPVSMKNMKAVRELTNRYGIKVFYDATRCVENAYFIKEQEEGYADKTIKEIVHEMFSYADGCTMSGKKDCLVNIGGFLCMNDEELFLKAKELVVVYEGMPSYGGLAGRDMEAMAIGLKESLQYEYIRHRVLQVRYLGEKLKEAGVPILEPVGGHAVFLDARRFCPHIPQEEFPAQALAAAIYVECGVRTMERGIISAGRDVKTGENHKPKLETVRVTIPRRVYTYKHMDIVAEGIIKLYKHKDDIKPLEFVYEPKQLRFFTARFGIKK; this is encoded by the coding sequence ATGAGATTTGAAGATTATCCAGCAGAGCCATTTAGAATTAAAAGTGTAGAAACAGTTAAAATGATTGATAAGGCAGAAAGAGAAGAAGTAATTAAAAAAGCAGGATATAATACTTTCTTAATTAACTCAGAAGACGTTTACATTGACTTATTAACTGATAGTGGAACTAATGCTATGAGTGATAAACAATGGGCAGGACTTATGCAAGGTGACGAAGCCTATGCAGGAAGTAGAAACTTCTTCCACTTAGAATCAACTGTACAAGAAATATTTGGGTTTAAACATATAGTTCCTACTCACCAAGGAAGAGGAGCAGAAAACCTTTTATCTCAAATAGCTATAAAACCTGGGCAATATGTTCCTGGAAATATGTATTTCACAACTACTAGATATCACCAAGAAAGAAATGGTGGAATATTTAAAGATATTATAAGAGATGAAGCACATGATGCAACTCTTAATGTTCCTTTCAAAGGAGATATAGATTTAAACAAATTACAAAAATTAATAGATGAAGTTGGAGCAGAAAACATAGCTTATGTATGTTTAGCAGTAACTGTTAACCTAGCTGGTGGACAACCTGTTTCAATGAAAAATATGAAAGCTGTTAGAGAATTAACTAACAGATATGGAATAAAAGTTTTCTATGACGCAACTAGATGTGTTGAAAATGCTTATTTCATAAAAGAACAAGAAGAAGGATATGCAGATAAAACTATAAAAGAAATAGTACATGAAATGTTCAGCTATGCTGATGGATGTACTATGAGTGGTAAAAAAGACTGTCTTGTTAATATCGGTGGATTCTTATGTATGAACGACGAAGAACTATTCTTAAAAGCTAAAGAATTAGTTGTTGTTTATGAAGGAATGCCTTCTTATGGAGGACTTGCTGGTAGAGACATGGAAGCTATGGCAATAGGATTAAAAGAATCTTTACAATATGAATATATCAGACATAGAGTTTTACAAGTTAGATACCTAGGAGAAAAATTAAAAGAAGCTGGAGTACCTATACTTGAACCAGTTGGAGGACACGCTGTATTCTTAGATGCTAGAAGATTCTGTCCTCATATCCCTCAAGAAGAATTCCCAGCTCAAGCACTTGCAGCAGCTATTTATGTTGAATGTGGTGTAAGAACTATGGAAAGAGGAATCATTTCTGCAGGAAGAGATGTAAAAACTGGTGAAAACCATAAACCTAAACTAGAAACAGTTAGAGTTACTATCCCTAGAAGAGTTTACACTTATAAACATATGGATATAGTAGCTGAAGGTATCATCAAATTATACAAACATAAAGATGACATCAAACCTCTAGAATTTGTTTATGAACCTAAACAATTAA